The sequence ATTACGTTTGAGAATTGAAAAATTCCGAGTCAAGAGGCCGCGAGAGCATGACCCTATTATTGGCTGCACTATTCTGGCGAACCCGTTTTTCTTTGAGAGAAACGCCTGGATCCCTGCTCCATCCGATTGGTCGTCAAACATCGTTCAGGGCAAGACCTATGACACCAATCAAGAAGTGGGACGAGATTTATGGGGCAAGGTTCAGGAGCGGTTTCAGACAACTCATATCCAGCAACAAACCGGCAAGACGAACAACCCTCCAGTGGCAGCTGAAGAAGCAGCGAGGTATGGAGCTGAATTCTTGACGCGGGCAAGGTTGGGTCAAGGTGCTTTTCGAGTTTTAGTTACAGAAGCGTACGCCCGTCGCTGTGCGGTTACAGGAGAGCGAACTTTGCCAGCACTAGAGGCGGCTCATATTAGGCCATTCTCCAAATCAGGCCCCAACCTGATAGCAAACGGCATGTTAATGCGGTCGGACCTCCATAAGCTCTTCGACCTTGGATACATCTCAGTTACTCCCGACCTTCACGTCGAGGTTAGTCGAAAGATCAAGGAAGAATATGAGAACGGGCGAGACTATTATGCCTTGCACGGGAAGATGTTGACTGTAACTCCAGCTGCTCCGAACGATCGGCCTTCAGGTCAGTTTCTCCAGTGGCATAATCAAAACGTGTACCTCGGCTAATTGAAAGGAGAGAAATGCTGATGATCAGCAGCGACTTACTCACAGCACTTCTTCAGTTTAGGCGGAAGCGCAACTGGGAACAGTTTCACACACCAAAAAACTTGGCAATTTCCCTCTCAATAGAGGCGGCTGAATTGCTCGAGATTTTCCAGTGGAAGACCAATGAAGAAATTGCAGCTCTGATTGCCAGTGAGTCGAAGCAGCAAGTTCTGGATGAAGTAGCAGACGTCACGATCATGCTTTCCTATCTGTGTCATGATCTTGACATAGACTTGAATGCAGCAGTGCGTTCAAAACTCGAAAAGAACGAAGTCAAGTATCCTGTTGAAAAGGCTTTCGGAAACTCCAGGAAATATAGCGAATGCTAAAGTGGCATTCTTGGTTACTGGGGGGTCGTGCTGGCTGAAAGGCTTTGCAGGGAAATTTGATGAGTCATGGACTCTATTATGTCAGTGTAAGAGTAAGCGACGACAGGGGCAACGAATTGCTGGTGGTGAAGAAGCTGGCGTAATAAGATGTGGGTGATCGAGACCAAAGATGAGGATCTATCCGATGCCGTCTCTTGAAGACCGGATCAAAGGCTTACCCTCTGATCTGAGGCGTGAGGTGGAGGACTTTGTCGAATTCTTGATTGATCGCCGCGTTCCCTATCCCAAAGGCAAAATGAATTTTGTTTGGGAATGAGCGCTCGCCGACCTGCAAGGTCAATACACCTCTATCGATTTGCAACACAAGATCCTTAAATGGTGGGGCGACGATGTATCCCGTGGACACTAACCTCATCCTGGAAGTCCTACTCTGACAAACCAAAGCCAAAGAAGTGAAGCGATTTCTGGAGCATGCTCCTTCGGAGCAGCTTTTCCTGACCGAATTCTCGCTCTATTCATTGGGCATCTTGCTAACTCGCCGAAATCTTCACGATATCTTCCTGCGGACCGTCGAAGACTTGCTCTTTACCGGCCGCATGGCTTTACTACGGCTGGTTCCAGCCGATCTAGCCGATGTTACACGGCGCTCGAAACAGTTCGGACTCGATTTCAACGATGCCTATCAGTACGTGACTGCCGACAAACACAATTTAGTCATCGTGAGCTTCGATGCCGATTTCGACCGAACTGAGCGGGGCAGAAAGACTCCTCAGGCAGTTTTGCACGCCTGATCGGCATCTGATGAGCGCCTACGAAGTCCCTCAACCGATCCTCAATTCACCATCTCAAGAACCACAAGAACATTGGCATATCGTGGAAGGCGAGGAGTTGGAGCAGCGCCCTGGCCGACGCCCCGCGATGTACTACTAGCGTGATCCCAATGGGTTCGAGAGAAAGGGTACACTGCATGACTGCGGGATGTTTTATAGAGACAGCCTTCAATGCGTCTAGGCAATCGTTAACGAACTCTTGTGTCAGAAGTATCGTGTTGACGGATTGATTGGTATCTTTATCAATTTGTCATGACAACAAATCCTGATATCCAGCGAAATCTCAGCCAACCTGGACAGGTCGTGACGTACCTTGCACTTGAGCAACTTGTCTATTCGTTCGAAGGAGTTCTGAAACGATTCGGCATTCCCATACAATCGGGCTCAGAGCTTGAGAAAGCATGCCTTTCTGTTCAGGAAGTGATGCACAAGAATCAGAATCCCAATATCTGTGATCCACAGGAAGATATCCGCCATGAATTTAGAGAAGTGCTGGGTATTTGGGTGTTCCT is a genomic window of Candidatus Nitrospira kreftii containing:
- a CDS encoding Ribonuclease VapC — its product is MKRFLEHAPSEQLFLTEFSLYSLGILLTRRNLHDIFLRTVEDLLFTGRMALLRLVPADLADVTRRSKQFGLDFNDAYQYVTADKHNLVIVSFDADFDRTERGRKTPQAVLHA
- a CDS encoding Restriction endonuclease, putative restriction endonuclease translates to MRIEKFRVKRPREHDPIIGCTILANPFFFERNAWIPAPSDWSSNIVQGKTYDTNQEVGRDLWGKVQERFQTTHIQQQTGKTNNPPVAAEEAARYGAEFLTRARLGQGAFRVLVTEAYARRCAVTGERTLPALEAAHIRPFSKSGPNLIANGMLMRSDLHKLFDLGYISVTPDLHVEVSRKIKEEYENGRDYYALHGKMLTVTPAAPNDRPSGQFLQWHNQNVYLG
- a CDS encoding Nucleotide pyrophosphohydrolase, whose amino-acid sequence is MISSDLLTALLQFRRKRNWEQFHTPKNLAISLSIEAAELLEIFQWKTNEEIAALIASESKQQVLDEVADVTIMLSYLCHDLDIDLNAAVRSKLEKNEVKYPVEKAFGNSRKYSEC